The Candidatus Accumulibacter similis genome has a segment encoding these proteins:
- the alaS gene encoding alanine--tRNA ligase — MKSAEIREKFLRFFESKGHQIVASSSLVPHDDPTLLFTNAGMNQFKDVFLGFDKRPYLRATTSQKCVRAGGKHNDLENVGYTARHHTFFEMLGNFSFGDYFKRDAIRYAWELLVDVYRLPPERLWVSVYAEDDEAYDLWTRDIGVPPERVVRIGDNKGARYASDNFWMMGDTGPCGPCTEIFYDHGEGIPGGPPGSPDEEGDRYIEIWNNVFMQFNRDEAGVMHPLPKPSVDTGMGLERTAAVLQHVHSNYEIDLFVNLIAAAARETAATDLDSPSLRVLADHIRACSFLIADGVIPGNEGRGYVLRRIIRRAIRHGYKLGARAPFFHRLVPDLVVEMGGAYPELLSSQARVVEVLRQEEVRFFETIEHGMGILEGELAALAGNGVFNGQTAFKLHDTFGFPLDLTADVCRERGVRVDVATFDAAMAQQKEQARAAGKFRMAAALEYSGPETAFHGYEALECNGSVLALYRDGSAVEQLNEGELGVVVLDDTPFYAESGGQVGDRGALQGPQGIFAVEDTQKIQAAVFGHQGVVRTGRISVGDRVAARVDVVARARTVRNHSATHLMHKALREVLGAHVQQKGSLVDAERTRFDFAHNAPMTAEQIRRVEILVNEEILANAAREAAVLPIDEARRAGAMMLFGEKYGDEVRVVTIGSSKELCGGVHVQRSGDIGLFKIVAESGVAAGVRRVEAVTGDGALALVQEQQALLAEAAAAIKAPPAEMPAKLAQVLDNVRSLERELARLKQKLASSQGDDLLAQSVAVKGAHVVAAVVEGADVNTLRSTIDTLRDKLKSAAVVLASVSGGRITLIAGVSADLTGKVRAGELVNMVAQQVGGKGGGRPDMAQAGGSEPAKLPAALASVRAWVEQRL; from the coding sequence ATGAAGAGTGCTGAAATCCGCGAGAAGTTCCTCAGGTTCTTCGAATCCAAAGGCCACCAGATCGTTGCCTCGAGTTCGCTCGTGCCGCACGACGATCCGACGCTGCTGTTCACCAATGCCGGCATGAACCAGTTCAAGGACGTCTTCCTCGGCTTCGACAAGCGGCCCTACCTGCGCGCGACGACCTCGCAAAAGTGCGTCCGTGCCGGCGGCAAGCACAATGACCTCGAGAACGTCGGCTACACGGCGCGTCACCACACCTTCTTCGAGATGCTCGGCAACTTCTCCTTCGGCGACTACTTCAAGCGCGACGCGATCCGCTACGCCTGGGAACTGCTGGTCGACGTCTACAGGCTGCCGCCCGAGCGACTCTGGGTGAGCGTCTATGCCGAGGACGACGAAGCCTACGACCTGTGGACGCGCGACATCGGCGTGCCGCCCGAGCGGGTGGTGCGGATCGGCGACAACAAGGGTGCGCGCTACGCCTCGGACAACTTCTGGATGATGGGCGATACCGGTCCCTGCGGGCCATGCACCGAGATCTTCTACGACCACGGCGAGGGAATTCCGGGCGGGCCGCCTGGATCGCCGGACGAGGAGGGCGACCGCTACATCGAGATCTGGAACAACGTCTTCATGCAGTTCAACCGCGACGAGGCGGGCGTCATGCACCCGCTGCCGAAGCCATCGGTCGATACCGGCATGGGGCTCGAGCGGACAGCGGCGGTCCTGCAGCACGTGCACAGCAACTACGAGATCGACCTCTTCGTCAACCTCATCGCCGCCGCCGCGCGCGAAACGGCGGCGACCGACCTCGACAGCCCCTCGCTGCGCGTCCTCGCCGACCACATCCGCGCCTGCTCGTTCCTGATCGCCGATGGCGTCATTCCCGGCAACGAGGGGCGCGGTTACGTCCTGCGGCGGATCATCCGGCGCGCCATCCGGCACGGCTACAAGCTCGGCGCGCGCGCGCCGTTCTTCCATCGACTGGTGCCCGACCTGGTCGTCGAGATGGGTGGAGCATATCCCGAGCTGTTGAGCAGCCAGGCACGCGTGGTCGAGGTGCTGCGGCAGGAGGAGGTGCGCTTCTTCGAGACCATCGAGCACGGCATGGGAATCCTCGAGGGCGAACTCGCGGCGCTGGCTGGCAACGGCGTCTTCAACGGGCAGACCGCGTTCAAGCTGCACGATACCTTCGGTTTCCCGCTCGACCTGACGGCCGACGTCTGCCGCGAGCGTGGCGTGCGGGTCGATGTCGCCACCTTCGACGCGGCGATGGCACAGCAGAAGGAGCAGGCGCGCGCGGCCGGCAAGTTCCGCATGGCGGCGGCACTCGAATACAGCGGCCCGGAAACCGCCTTCCATGGCTACGAGGCGCTCGAGTGCAACGGCAGCGTACTCGCTCTGTACCGCGATGGCAGCGCCGTCGAGCAGCTCAACGAGGGCGAGCTGGGCGTCGTCGTCCTCGACGACACCCCCTTCTATGCCGAGTCCGGCGGCCAGGTCGGCGACCGTGGCGCGCTGCAGGGCCCGCAGGGGATCTTCGCCGTCGAGGATACGCAGAAAATCCAGGCCGCCGTCTTCGGCCACCAGGGAGTCGTCCGGACCGGCCGCATCAGCGTCGGTGACCGGGTCGCGGCGCGGGTTGACGTCGTCGCGCGCGCCCGCACGGTGCGCAACCATTCGGCGACGCACCTGATGCACAAGGCGTTGCGCGAGGTGCTCGGCGCGCACGTGCAGCAGAAGGGCTCGCTGGTCGATGCCGAGCGGACCCGTTTCGATTTCGCGCACAACGCGCCGATGACTGCCGAGCAGATTCGCCGCGTCGAGATCCTGGTCAATGAAGAGATCCTCGCCAACGCCGCGCGCGAGGCGGCGGTGCTGCCGATCGACGAGGCCAGGCGGGCAGGCGCGATGATGCTCTTCGGCGAAAAGTACGGCGACGAGGTGCGCGTGGTGACCATCGGCTCGTCGAAGGAGCTCTGTGGCGGCGTGCATGTGCAGCGCAGCGGGGACATCGGTCTGTTCAAGATCGTCGCCGAAAGCGGCGTTGCCGCCGGCGTCCGGCGCGTCGAGGCGGTCACCGGCGATGGTGCGCTGGCGCTGGTGCAGGAGCAGCAGGCGCTGCTCGCCGAAGCTGCGGCAGCGATCAAGGCGCCGCCGGCAGAGATGCCGGCCAAGCTGGCGCAGGTGCTCGACAACGTCCGTTCGCTCGAGCGCGAGCTCGCCCGCCTGAAGCAGAAGCTGGCGTCGTCGCAGGGCGACGATCTGCTGGCGCAGTCGGTCGCCGTCAAGGGCGCGCATGTCGTCGCGGCGGTCGTCGAAGGCGCCGACGTCAACACCCTGCGCTCGACGATCGACACGCTGCGCGACAAGCTGAAGAGCGCTGCCGTTGTCCTGGCGTCGGTCAGTGGCGGGCGGATCACGCTGATCGCCGGCGTCAGCGCCGACCTGACCGGCAAGGTGCGTGCCGGCGAGCTGGTCAACATGGTCGCGCAGCAGGTCGGAGGCAAGGGCGGCGGCCGTCCCGACATGGCGCAGGCCGGCGGCAGCGAACCGGCGAAGCTGCCGGCAGCGCTGGCGTCGGTGCGTGCCTGGGTCGAGCAGCGGCTTTGA
- a CDS encoding low specificity L-threonine aldolase, translating to MQHFASDNYAGVCPEALSALLAANDGHARSYGDDEWTLRVAERLRAVFETDCDVYFVFNGTAANSLALAALCQSYHSVICHQLAHVATDECGAPEFFSNGAKLLPVAGEQGKLTPATIVEAVTRRSDIHYPKPKVVTLTQATEVGTVYRPDELRAIADTAREHGLRVHMDGARFANAVAGLGVSPADVTWRAGVDVLCFGGTKMGLPVGEAVLFFDRRLAEDFAYRCKQAGQLASKMRFLSAPWLGILDDGAWLRHAAHANAMARRLAGGLAEATGWPAIFPVQANGVFVHLPERIDAGLRARGWLFYNFIAAGGSRFMCGWDTAPETVDRLLADIRELAAGGE from the coding sequence ATGCAGCACTTCGCCAGTGACAACTACGCCGGCGTCTGTCCGGAGGCACTGAGCGCCCTGCTGGCGGCGAACGACGGCCACGCCCGTTCCTACGGTGACGACGAGTGGACTCTGCGCGTCGCCGAGCGCCTGCGGGCGGTATTCGAAACCGATTGCGACGTCTATTTCGTCTTCAATGGCACGGCGGCCAATTCGCTGGCGCTGGCGGCTCTCTGCCAGTCCTACCACAGCGTCATCTGCCACCAGCTGGCGCACGTCGCCACCGACGAGTGCGGGGCGCCGGAGTTCTTCTCCAACGGTGCCAAGCTGCTGCCGGTCGCCGGCGAGCAGGGCAAACTGACGCCGGCGACGATCGTCGAGGCGGTCACGCGGCGCAGCGACATCCACTATCCGAAGCCGAAGGTGGTGACGCTCACGCAGGCGACAGAGGTCGGCACCGTCTACCGGCCGGACGAACTGCGCGCCATCGCCGACACGGCGCGCGAACATGGCCTGCGCGTGCACATGGATGGTGCGCGCTTTGCCAACGCCGTTGCCGGTCTCGGCGTCAGCCCGGCCGACGTCACCTGGCGCGCCGGCGTCGATGTCCTCTGTTTCGGCGGCACCAAGATGGGATTGCCGGTCGGCGAGGCCGTGCTGTTCTTCGACCGCCGCCTGGCCGAGGATTTCGCCTACCGCTGCAAGCAGGCCGGACAGCTGGCGTCGAAGATGCGCTTCCTCTCGGCACCGTGGCTCGGCATTCTTGACGACGGCGCCTGGCTGCGCCATGCCGCGCACGCCAACGCGATGGCGCGGCGGCTGGCCGGCGGGTTGGCCGAGGCGACCGGCTGGCCGGCGATCTTTCCGGTGCAGGCGAACGGCGTCTTCGTGCACCTGCCCGAGCGCATCGACGCCGGCCTGCGCGCGCGCGGCTGGCTGTTCTACAACTTCATCGCCGCCGGCGGTAGCCGCTTCATGTGCGGCTGGGACACCGCGCCGGAGACGGTCGATCGACTGCTGGCCGACATCCGCGAGCTGGCGGCCGGCGGCGAATGA
- a CDS encoding NUDIX domain-containing protein, whose amino-acid sequence MSDWRFCPRCAAFLVAGEEGGRERLVCAARCGFVHWDNPAPVLAALVEYEGRILLARNHAWAPGAFGLITGFLERGEDPAAGVAREVREELGLTAGRATLIGVYPFARRHEVVIAYHLRAHGEIRLNEELAEFRLIAPDKLKPWDFGTGLAVRDWLQGRRR is encoded by the coding sequence ATGAGCGACTGGCGTTTCTGCCCGCGTTGCGCCGCCTTCCTCGTCGCCGGCGAGGAAGGCGGCCGCGAGCGGCTCGTCTGCGCGGCGCGCTGCGGTTTCGTCCACTGGGACAATCCGGCGCCGGTGCTGGCGGCGCTGGTCGAGTATGAGGGCCGCATCCTGCTCGCCCGCAACCACGCCTGGGCGCCCGGTGCCTTCGGCCTGATCACCGGCTTCCTCGAACGCGGTGAGGATCCGGCCGCCGGCGTCGCGCGCGAAGTGCGCGAGGAACTGGGGCTCACTGCCGGCAGGGCGACGCTGATCGGCGTCTATCCCTTCGCCCGCAGGCACGAGGTGGTCATCGCCTACCATCTGCGCGCGCACGGCGAGATCCGGCTCAACGAGGAACTCGCCGAGTTCCGGCTGATCGCTCCGGATAAACTCAAGCCCTGGGATTTCGGGACCGGGCTGGCGGTCAGGGACTGGCTGCAGGGACGGCGTCGATGA
- a CDS encoding lytic transglycosylase domain-containing protein, which translates to MTALGAATAVRVRVAGAVRSLVGRATAAGRILLGRGPGGRKLQSAMTRSCTLLPLLLAGMAMPALARDSGPNPWEVVGEVLRQSGKPAADLRRPRPAVSKVEAAELWDAVLTRLVKHTAGESDDAARRQRFLLVLLSGRHDGVALLASDVPVPEPLRELFLLSWDRLAPELRQLVQELDSQAAKSLRALLEAGDALRAAQALGDAIGLRVTPQALRELARLVLPESAGDPLAYDLALDPDLRLLFGFGPPLPAAQPSRLLRSSLPAATADNARWFIASAFAAPAPAQLAIDPETAALARRLNDWLPTRSDLPDYLPAMRTLLQRIADATWQQREGAGRAIEPRFNELYRDLVLATAWQESCWRQFVRRKGKVQPIQSGIGAVGLMQVYPRVWRGFYDVAGLHGDVAYNGRAGAEILHHYLRDYALARSEAAAAGDADDLARATYAVYNGGPGHLNRYRQPTQRAGLREIDSSFLQKYLAVKAGKELEVGKCFSGADPAR; encoded by the coding sequence ATGACAGCCCTCGGCGCTGCCACGGCTGTGCGTGTTCGTGTTGCCGGTGCGGTCCGCTCGCTCGTCGGTCGTGCCACGGCCGCTGGCAGGATTCTCCTCGGACGGGGTCCGGGAGGGCGCAAGCTGCAGTCGGCGATGACGCGATCCTGCACGCTGCTGCCGCTTCTGCTGGCCGGCATGGCGATGCCGGCGCTGGCACGCGATTCCGGCCCCAATCCGTGGGAGGTGGTTGGCGAAGTCCTGCGCCAGAGTGGAAAACCCGCCGCCGATCTCCGCCGGCCGCGGCCGGCGGTGTCGAAGGTCGAGGCTGCCGAGCTTTGGGATGCCGTGCTGACGCGGCTGGTCAAGCACACCGCTGGCGAGTCGGACGACGCCGCTCGCCGGCAGCGGTTCCTGTTGGTCCTGCTCAGTGGCCGCCACGACGGGGTGGCACTGCTGGCGAGCGACGTGCCCGTTCCCGAGCCGTTGCGCGAGCTCTTCCTCCTCAGTTGGGATCGCCTGGCGCCGGAGCTGCGACAATTGGTGCAGGAACTCGACAGCCAGGCGGCGAAGTCGCTGCGCGCCCTCCTCGAGGCCGGTGATGCGCTGCGGGCGGCGCAGGCGCTCGGCGACGCGATTGGCCTGCGGGTGACACCGCAGGCGCTGCGCGAACTCGCCCGCCTGGTGCTTCCGGAGAGCGCCGGCGATCCGCTGGCCTACGATCTGGCGCTCGACCCGGATCTGCGGCTGCTCTTCGGTTTCGGGCCGCCGCTGCCGGCCGCGCAGCCGAGCCGGCTGCTCCGCTCGAGCCTGCCGGCGGCAACAGCCGACAACGCGCGCTGGTTCATTGCCAGTGCCTTCGCCGCGCCAGCGCCGGCGCAGCTGGCGATCGACCCGGAGACGGCGGCGCTGGCCCGGCGCCTGAACGACTGGCTGCCGACACGCAGCGACCTGCCCGACTATCTGCCGGCGATGCGGACGTTGCTGCAGCGCATTGCCGATGCCACCTGGCAACAGCGGGAAGGTGCCGGACGGGCAATCGAGCCTCGCTTCAACGAACTCTACCGCGACCTGGTGCTCGCGACTGCGTGGCAGGAAAGTTGCTGGCGGCAGTTCGTTCGCCGCAAGGGGAAGGTGCAGCCGATTCAATCGGGGATCGGCGCAGTCGGCCTGATGCAGGTGTACCCGCGTGTCTGGCGCGGCTTCTACGATGTCGCGGGGCTGCATGGCGACGTTGCTTACAACGGCCGCGCTGGCGCCGAGATCCTGCACCACTATCTGCGTGACTATGCGCTGGCGCGGAGCGAGGCCGCGGCGGCTGGCGATGCCGATGATCTCGCCCGTGCCACCTACGCCGTCTACAACGGCGGGCCCGGGCACCTCAACCGCTACCGGCAGCCCACGCAGCGCGCCGGCCTGCGCGAGATCGACAGTTCCTTCCTGCAGAAATACCTGGCCGTGAAGGCAGGCAAGGAGCTCGAAGTGGGCAAGTGTTTCAGCGGTGCTGATCCGGCACGATGA
- a CDS encoding MBL fold metallo-hydrolase, with protein MTTILDAPRKLSFLLAGLLPAIALAQTPGAGLKAVEQRASATTHFDTLGKPASRFTLELRNGQKASLPFADKRDFDEARKGFIAEPTYTRIMADAGHVAWDMGSYGWLLSGKDFETIHPSLQRQAVLNMAYGLYEVLPGRIYQVRGYDLANISFIKGDTGWIIFDPLTAKETARAALEFINEKLGKRPVVGVVYSHSHGDHFGGVRGVVEEADVASGKVVVIAPERFLEAAIAENVFAGNAMSRRLQWQYSMLLPRDPHGHVDQAIGKNIAIGNVGLIAPNRIVSKDFEEITLDGVKMVFQNTPDTEAPVEMNTYFPQFKAFWAAENISGTVHNIYTIRGAAVRNAHNWQKHINAALYQFGGEAEVMFASHSWPRWGNDRIQEVMRAQRDAYANLNNQTLHHANRGVTINEIHNVYEVPKSLQQQWSVRSYHGDVQNNVRGVVNRFLGHFDGNPTNLIPLSPKDSAPLYVEMMGGSAKIIAKGNALIAQGKYLHATEILNKLAFAEPRNQEARRLLADAFEQLGYQAESTSVRNNFLQGAFELRHGQPGGAAPRSTGPDTIRAMSTEQWLDFLGISMDPKRADGLRFTINLMTPDNGEKFVVEMSNATLTTIKGFQAPKPDLTVTVNRADLNRVMMGVASFDDLIAAGKARFDGDRTGFDQLRAILVAFTPDFEIMPGTAPKTPAKAPKPFEIVVFDDHD; from the coding sequence ATGACCACCATCCTCGACGCACCCCGCAAACTGAGCTTCCTGCTCGCCGGCCTGCTGCCGGCCATCGCCCTGGCCCAGACACCGGGTGCCGGGCTGAAGGCGGTGGAGCAGCGGGCAAGCGCGACTACCCACTTCGATACCCTCGGGAAACCGGCGTCTCGATTCACGCTGGAACTGCGCAATGGCCAGAAGGCATCGCTGCCCTTCGCCGACAAGCGCGATTTCGACGAAGCCAGGAAGGGCTTCATCGCCGAGCCGACCTACACCAGGATCATGGCCGATGCCGGCCACGTCGCCTGGGACATGGGCAGTTACGGCTGGCTGCTGAGTGGCAAGGACTTCGAGACCATCCATCCGTCGCTGCAACGCCAGGCCGTGCTCAACATGGCCTACGGGCTGTACGAAGTGCTGCCCGGCCGCATCTACCAGGTGCGCGGCTACGACCTCGCCAACATCAGCTTCATCAAGGGCGACACCGGCTGGATCATCTTTGATCCATTGACGGCGAAGGAGACGGCCCGTGCGGCGCTCGAGTTCATCAACGAAAAGCTCGGCAAACGGCCGGTGGTCGGTGTCGTCTATTCGCACTCCCACGGTGACCACTTCGGCGGCGTGCGTGGCGTCGTTGAGGAAGCCGATGTCGCGAGCGGCAAGGTGGTGGTCATCGCGCCCGAGCGTTTCCTCGAGGCGGCGATCGCCGAAAACGTCTTCGCCGGCAACGCGATGTCGCGGCGCCTGCAATGGCAGTATTCCATGCTCCTGCCTCGTGACCCGCACGGCCACGTCGACCAGGCCATCGGCAAGAACATTGCCATCGGCAATGTCGGCCTCATCGCACCGAACCGGATCGTCAGCAAGGACTTCGAGGAAATCACCCTCGACGGCGTGAAGATGGTATTCCAGAATACGCCGGACACCGAGGCGCCGGTTGAGATGAATACCTATTTCCCGCAGTTCAAGGCGTTTTGGGCGGCGGAAAACATTAGCGGCACGGTGCACAACATCTACACGATCCGTGGCGCGGCGGTGCGCAACGCGCACAACTGGCAGAAGCACATCAACGCGGCGCTCTACCAGTTCGGTGGCGAGGCCGAGGTGATGTTCGCCTCGCACAGCTGGCCGCGCTGGGGCAACGACCGCATACAGGAAGTGATGCGTGCCCAGCGTGACGCCTACGCCAACCTGAACAACCAGACGCTGCATCATGCCAATCGCGGCGTCACGATCAACGAGATCCACAACGTCTACGAAGTGCCGAAGAGCCTGCAGCAGCAATGGTCGGTACGCAGCTACCACGGCGACGTGCAGAACAACGTGCGCGGCGTGGTCAACCGCTTCCTCGGCCACTTCGACGGCAACCCGACCAACCTGATTCCGCTCTCGCCGAAGGACTCGGCGCCGCTCTATGTCGAGATGATGGGGGGATCGGCAAAGATCATCGCCAAAGGCAACGCCCTGATCGCGCAGGGCAAGTACCTGCACGCCACGGAAATCCTCAATAAACTTGCCTTTGCCGAGCCGCGCAACCAGGAGGCACGCCGCTTGCTCGCGGACGCCTTCGAGCAACTGGGCTACCAAGCGGAGAGCACCAGCGTGCGCAACAATTTCCTGCAGGGCGCCTTCGAACTGCGCCACGGCCAGCCGGGCGGTGCCGCGCCAAGGTCGACCGGGCCGGACACGATTCGAGCCATGTCGACCGAGCAATGGCTCGACTTCCTCGGCATCAGCATGGATCCAAAGCGGGCCGATGGACTGCGCTTCACGATCAACCTGATGACGCCCGACAACGGCGAGAAATTCGTCGTCGAAATGAGTAATGCGACGCTCACGACGATCAAGGGTTTCCAGGCGCCGAAACCGGACCTGACCGTGACGGTGAATCGCGCCGACCTCAACCGCGTGATGATGGGCGTTGCGTCGTTCGACGACCTGATCGCCGCCGGCAAGGCAAGATTTGACGGCGACCGCACCGGCTTCGACCAGCTGCGCGCCATCCTCGTGGCCTTTACGCCGGATTTCGAGATCATGCCGGGCACTGCGCCAAAGACGCCGGCCAAGGCACCCAAGCCGTTCGAGATTGTGGTTTTCGACGACCACGACTGA
- a CDS encoding outer membrane protein transport protein — MKRNISRHFITLGICAASVLASASAQAGGLLLYEIGTADVGLASAGYAARAQDAATVFTNPAGMTRLEGEQVTLGLQALYGRANFSVDPAATSPRLGTDGGGNAIGWFPGGGVFYSHSISPDLKVGMALTGNFGLSIKYSDSWAGRYRTQESTLIGVSFVPAVAYRVNEQLSIGASVNAMRGMFKTKVGVNNIFGPDGQLELDDNVWGFGGNLGLLYEFDPGTRVGLTYNSPVKLDFSTRPKWSGTGPLLGAVLGATGLQNARVDLGITVPQGVNAGLYHEVNPRWSLLGSVGWQQWSRFGEVDVGIDANNPVALTADRNYKDTWHLAGGAQYRASERVMLMGGIAYDSEFQDSNDIPPAIPANDAWRFGLGAQVVESRNFNWGVSLEYLYAGSLKTSLTGQPVVAGGRGNLAGSYDQPAGILFLAASVSYKF, encoded by the coding sequence ATGAAAAGAAACATTTCGAGGCATTTCATCACCTTGGGGATCTGCGCCGCGTCCGTGCTGGCCAGCGCGTCCGCCCAGGCCGGCGGCCTGCTGCTCTACGAGATCGGGACCGCCGATGTCGGCCTCGCTTCGGCCGGCTATGCTGCCCGTGCGCAGGATGCGGCGACGGTTTTCACCAACCCGGCGGGCATGACGCGCCTGGAGGGCGAGCAGGTCACGCTGGGTTTGCAGGCGCTGTACGGGCGCGCCAACTTCTCGGTCGACCCGGCGGCTACCTCGCCCCGGCTGGGCACCGACGGTGGCGGCAACGCCATCGGCTGGTTCCCCGGCGGCGGCGTTTTCTACTCCCACAGCATCTCGCCCGATCTCAAGGTTGGCATGGCGCTGACCGGCAACTTCGGGCTGTCGATCAAGTACAGCGACTCCTGGGCCGGGCGCTACCGCACTCAGGAGTCGACGCTGATCGGCGTCTCCTTCGTGCCGGCCGTGGCCTACCGTGTCAATGAACAACTCTCCATCGGCGCGTCGGTCAACGCGATGCGCGGCATGTTCAAGACCAAAGTTGGCGTCAACAACATCTTCGGCCCAGACGGCCAGCTCGAACTCGACGACAACGTCTGGGGTTTCGGTGGCAATCTCGGACTGCTCTATGAATTCGACCCCGGGACCCGCGTCGGGCTCACCTACAACTCCCCGGTCAAGCTCGATTTCTCGACACGGCCGAAGTGGTCCGGCACCGGTCCTCTCCTCGGAGCTGTGCTGGGCGCGACCGGGTTGCAGAACGCCAGGGTCGACCTCGGCATCACCGTACCGCAGGGCGTCAATGCCGGCCTCTACCATGAGGTCAACCCCAGATGGTCGCTGCTCGGCAGTGTCGGATGGCAGCAATGGTCGAGGTTCGGCGAAGTCGACGTCGGCATCGACGCCAACAACCCGGTTGCGCTCACCGCCGACCGCAATTACAAGGACACGTGGCACCTGGCCGGCGGGGCTCAATATCGAGCCAGCGAACGGGTCATGCTCATGGGCGGCATCGCCTACGACAGCGAGTTCCAGGACAGCAACGATATTCCCCCCGCCATCCCGGCCAATGACGCCTGGCGTTTCGGGCTGGGCGCGCAGGTGGTGGAATCCAGAAACTTCAATTGGGGCGTGAGCCTGGAGTATCTCTATGCCGGATCGCTCAAGACCAGTCTGACGGGGCAGCCCGTCGTTGCTGGCGGCCGCGGCAACCTGGCCGGCTCCTATGACCAGCCAGCGGGCATTCTCTTCCTCGCAGCCAGCGTCAGCTACAAGTTTTGA
- a CDS encoding EAL domain-containing protein yields MITEQSLQKSFLFRQPIVSRQQELAGYQLLLRRAEGDGDEQQQTLTTAALCAAYLELGMQSALGNSSAYLGITPDFLEQEALELLPAAGVVLELLLDRPPDKTVQTRCRCLRDRGYVLALGDYRGIDDRSRPLLPMVDVIKIDARATDERTLANLAGSLRNLPIKLLAQGVDSRELLERCSNLGFALFQGRHFAQAEIVSGRRLSASQAALIRLINLVGRDVDVALIEDAFKHEPALTLNLLRVVNSVGHRGNRLSQPVTSLRHAINLFGRRHLQRWLSLLLLAPGSNSSDPAQSPLLQVAALRGRMMELLIAVDPSGENGRLADLAFMTGILSMMPAALGLPIDEILGQIAVEDEVRAALCEHTGLLGGILALLEHFDSDDARGCDLLLGQLPGHLDRQTLNTCLSVALRWLNGNGG; encoded by the coding sequence GTGATCACCGAGCAGTCCCTGCAGAAATCCTTTCTCTTCCGCCAGCCGATCGTCAGCCGGCAGCAGGAGCTCGCCGGCTATCAGCTCCTGCTGCGCAGGGCAGAAGGCGACGGCGACGAACAGCAGCAGACCCTGACCACGGCCGCGCTCTGCGCCGCCTACCTGGAACTGGGAATGCAGAGCGCTCTCGGCAACAGCTCTGCCTACCTCGGGATCACCCCCGACTTCCTGGAGCAGGAGGCGCTCGAGCTGCTGCCGGCAGCCGGCGTAGTGCTCGAACTGCTGCTCGATCGCCCGCCGGACAAGACGGTCCAGACCCGCTGCCGCTGCCTGCGTGACCGCGGCTATGTGCTGGCACTCGGTGACTACCGCGGCATCGATGATCGCAGCCGGCCGCTGCTGCCGATGGTCGATGTCATCAAGATCGACGCCCGCGCGACGGACGAGCGCACGCTGGCCAACCTCGCCGGCTCGTTGCGCAACCTGCCGATAAAGCTGCTGGCGCAGGGTGTGGACAGCCGCGAATTGCTGGAGCGTTGCAGCAACCTCGGCTTCGCGCTGTTTCAGGGCCGCCATTTCGCGCAGGCCGAGATCGTCAGCGGCCGCCGCCTGTCGGCTTCGCAGGCGGCACTGATTCGCCTGATCAACCTCGTCGGGCGCGACGTCGATGTGGCGTTGATCGAGGACGCCTTCAAGCACGAGCCGGCGCTGACGCTCAACCTGCTGCGTGTCGTCAACTCGGTCGGGCACCGCGGCAACCGCCTCTCGCAACCGGTGACCTCGCTGCGGCATGCGATCAACCTCTTCGGCCGACGGCACCTGCAACGCTGGCTGTCGCTGTTGCTGCTCGCACCGGGCAGCAACAGCAGCGACCCGGCGCAGTCACCGCTGCTGCAGGTGGCGGCGCTGCGCGGACGAATGATGGAGCTGCTGATCGCCGTCGACCCGTCCGGCGAGAATGGCAGGCTGGCCGACCTGGCCTTCATGACCGGCATCCTGTCGATGATGCCGGCAGCGCTCGGACTGCCGATCGACGAGATTCTCGGCCAGATCGCCGTCGAGGACGAGGTTCGCGCCGCGCTCTGTGAGCACACCGGCTTGCTGGGGGGCATCCTCGCTCTGCTCGAGCATTTCGACAGCGACGATGCACGCGGCTGCGACCTGCTGCTCGGGCAATTGCCGGGGCACCTGGATCGTCAGACGCTCAACACCTGCCTCAGCGTCGCGCTGCGCTGGCTGAACGGCAACGGCGGGTAG